From one Musa acuminata AAA Group cultivar baxijiao chromosome BXJ2-6, Cavendish_Baxijiao_AAA, whole genome shotgun sequence genomic stretch:
- the LOC135585455 gene encoding uncharacterized protein LOC135585455: MVEEKQHAGGGRREKRTDRLGRPSPNPPRLSPCKRNPATSSCSSSSSSSSSSFHHLLKKTRYAPDLFLCHSCGLRFPSNNNNNNPLDHLRSQWRVALLCRTCLARVKSADICSYCFSPFSPIADAERSLTCLSCSCRVHLGCVDREHRCLDPCRLEPGSFTCVDCCVIPKFWGRKPGIGSRVSLEVVVREASSVAEKKIEAAARARENALKKADAAKRAAERARNALGAVLAANGDISEQNADLAAVTDQELALQLHLAMNGSRRISRSSSCSLSSGAVGSIDVKKVCGRGGDQMSRNVDSGDRRICKAAEICAEDNSFLDVAARTVFGQGLDVDSESNRNQQKKLIDDNGRDGHAVMPPKENQGNSSDRIVSSDADFCSTDSVSLDYEKKKVSDVVLFPSTCRRYVIEGSEVQENNSITTPDRYLVKYTARRSRPKGLVNEDYQLLP, from the coding sequence ATGGTGGAAGAAAAGCAGCAtgcgggaggaggaagaagagagaagagaaccGATCGGCTGGGTCGCCCCTCTCCCAATCCTCCTCGTCTCTCCCCCTGTAAGCGCAACCCTGCCACgtcctcctgctcctcctcctcctcctcttcctcctcctcttttcacCACCTGCTTAAGAAGACCCGGTACGCCCCCGACCTCTTCCTCTGCCATAGCTGTGGTCTCCGTTTCCcttccaacaacaacaacaacaacccccTCGACCATCTCCGATCCCAGTGGCGCGTCGCCCTCCTCTGCCGCACCTGCCTCGCCCGCGTCAAATCAGCTGACATCTGCTCCTATTGCTTCTCCCCCTTCTCCCCCATCGCTGACGCCGAACGTTCCCTCACTTGCCTCAGTTGCTCCTGCCGCGTCCATCTCGGATGCGTCGACCGCGAGCACCGCTGCCTCGATCCTTGTCGCCTGGAGCCGGGCTCCTTCACCTGCGTCGATTGCTGTGTGATCCCTAAATTTTGGGGCAGGAAACCTGGAATTGGTTCTAGGGTTTCGCTCGAGGTGGTGGTGAGGGAAGCCAGTTCTGTGGCAGAGAAGAAGATCGAGGCAGCTGCCAGGGCCAGGGAAAATGCTCTGAAGAAGGCTGATGCTGCAAAACGTGCCGCTGAACGGGCTAGGAATGCGTTAGGTGCTGTTCTTGCAGCCAACGGGGATATTTCAGAGCAGAATGCTGATCTGGCTGCAGTTACCGATCAAGAACTGGCTCTTCAGCTACATCTGGCTATGAATGGGTCTAGGaggatctcaaggagttcttcttGCTCTTTAAGTTCAGGTGCTGTTGGTTCAATTGACGTAAAGAAAGTGTGTGGCCGAGGTGGTGATCAGATGAGCAGGAATGTTGATTCCGGTGATCGCAGAATTTGCAAAGCAGCTGAGATTTGTGCTGAAGATAATTCCTTTCTTGATGTGGCAGCGAGAACTGTGTTTGGTCAGGGTTTAGATGTTGATTCAGAATCCAACAGGAATCAGCAGAAGAAGCTAATTGATGATAATGGCAGAGATGGTCATGCTGTTATGCCACCAAAGGAGAATCAGGGCAACTCTTCTGATAGAATTGTTAGTTCTGATGCAGATTTTTGTAGCACCGACTCTGTATCGTTGgattatgaaaagaaaaaagtatCTGATGTTGTATTGTTTCCATCTACATGTCGAAGATATGTCATAGAAGGATCTGAAGTGCAAGAAAATAATAGTATTACAACACCAGATAGATATCTTGTGAAATATACTGCAAGGAGGTCGAGACCAAAGGGATTGGTAAATGAGGATTACCAGCTACTTCCTTGA